Within Triticum dicoccoides isolate Atlit2015 ecotype Zavitan chromosome 1B, WEW_v2.0, whole genome shotgun sequence, the genomic segment CTTATTGCGCAAGAAGACCACACCGGCAACCACCCCAATGACAACCAGCCCATGCCGGTAAAACTGTGATGAACGAATCATCTCCGCCATGGCCCTCTGGAACCTGACCGACTTCTCCACCAGTGTCCATGTTAGCACACCGCTGCCATCATCCCAACCGCCCCAAACCTCGACGCAGAATCCGAGCATGGTGAGTAGGTAGAGCCCGCCAGCATCGTCGTCCCCCTTCTCAATGATGTCGAAGCTGAACTGCCGCGCGAAATCAGGGAGCTCCAGCAAGGAGAACGCCATCGTCGCCGTGTTGAGCGCAACCATGCGCTCCCCGCCCTTGAGCTTCCAGTAGAGCGACCCGTTCGCTTGCATCACCCGGGAGTCCGCGAGAGTATGCTGGCCCGCGAGGACAGCTGCGTCGGCCCAGCGGAGCTCGCTGGAGGAGAGCACCTGGGCGCGGAGCCCGGAGGAGCCGCCACCGTCTTCTGAAACGCAGAACGCCTGGAACGCCGACGAGCAGCCGTCGTCGGTGACGAGGCCATACCCCACGGGGCGCTCAGCCGGGGGCGCGGGGAGAGAGGCCCAGCGCCGGGTCAAGGGATCGGCGACGGCCAGCTCTCGGGACACCCGATTGCGCAGCAGTAGGCGGCCGTTGCGGCAGTCCAAGACCTTCCACGGATCGGCGACGGGCTGCTCCGCGGATGCCTGATCCCACAGCAGGGGCCGGCCGCTGCGACTGTCCAAGACCTTCCACGGGTCGGGGCCCGACGAGCCGAGGTCGGGCAGGAAGGAGAGCGCGAAGTCGCCGCCCTCGACGacgcggcgcgcggcggcgggaaGGGGGGCGGGGAGAAGGAGAGGGCTGGGGTCTTCGCGGCAGCGGTGGACGAAGCAGCCGAGGAGGAGCGGGCAGGCGAAGGGGTGGCGGCGAAGGAAGCGGCGGAGGAAGCGGGCGCTGCGGGCGGCGTGGAGGAAGGGCTTGCAGGCGAGGGCGGCGCGGAGGAGGTCAGCGGGGGTGGGGAGATGGAGGAAGACCTCCCGCAGGAGGTCGTCGCCGAGGACGGCGATGGTGTCGGCGACCGGAGCCGTCCGTGCCATGTGGGGGCGCAGAATGGGGATCGGAATGCGAGCAATCGACGGGGCCTCACTCTCAAGCCGAGGTGATTTCGACGCGTGGGACGTGTTGCTGAATGGCAATCTTGTAATATAATCCCTCCAGTTTATGGGAGGCCTTGCTTGAGCAACTGTTTTGCTTTTTCATTAAGACTAGGTATGTGCCGGTGCGTCAACACAATAAGAACGTTAAAAATCATGATATTTCAAGGTGACCGGACAATAAATCCACCTGATCTTACAAACATGTAATCAAGTTCACATCATGATAGTCGAGTTCACCTTCCACATTCTCTGACATAGTGAAGATATCATGTGCTTGCAAAATCATAAATCATCGATGAATTCCTCATCAAGGAAGAAGTTCCTCCCTAGTGTTGGCCATCGTATGCGCAAGCCAGAAATATGTCTGAAAGTTATATATATTAAGAAGTTCCTTCACACCATCTAAAATTAATTTAGCACTTTCAGTCCTTTTAAACCAATCCATTCTCCCACAGAGATTTATGTAACATGAAGAAAGTAGTACATCATTGTTGAGCCAACGAGTCCTGGTTACGAGATCAAATGTAGCAATAGAAAAAAGAACCTGTAACTGATTATGCCAAGATGGGTGAGTGGTCAAATTCAAATTCAGAACTGAAAGTTTGTAAAAGATCCCTTCTTTGTCATGTACAAACCAGATGTGCCCACGTGTGTTGAAACGTCCTGCCCATGAAACAAAGATGACCGGCTTACAAAATGAACTATCTCTTTGACCCGGTGTCTGAGTTATTCAGTAGATAATCCACACAATGAAATTCATTTAGGATCAACCTCAAGCAGAGAAGAATATTCAGCCAGAGTGAAACAACAGTGTGTCGTAGCTCTGAACAATGAACCAACATGGTCAGCAATTATCAGCTCCTATTTTGGTATCTCAGAATTCAACAGTTCATTATATCATGTATGCATAGCACAAAGAATAAAACAAATTACTAACACCTGCATGTCACCAATCAGGGACACTTTAGTTTGCATCTCCCACTCCCAGGCTCCCAGCTTCCTTTGATATGTTGCCACTCAACTTGAAAGGGAATTTACACCTTGTCCAGGACACTCTGTCTAGTAGCTAATGTTGGTGTTGATGTATGTGATTGAGTAGCAAAGAGGTTGAGGCTCCCCTGGCTCTTCCTCCTAGCGGTGGAAGGACTGTGATGGAAGCGCATCATCGGGTGCGGGGCTCCACCTGGGCGACGGGCAGTGGACGCTGTTGGCCGCTGTAAGCCGCGGCGACGAGTGGGCCCGTGGCAGACGAGCCGTTGTGCTGATGCATGCATGGTTGTTAGCTGCACAGCTGGATCTTGTTGATCGTGGAGATATTCCAGTGAGTAGTTAGTGCATGGGTTAGTGGCCTAATGTGGTGGCTGTTAGGCTAGTGCGTGCGTGACTTGCGGTGTGGCCGAGTGCATGCAGCGGCAAGCCAAGTCAGTGCGTGCGTGCGTGGTAGCTAGCCTGGTGTGTGTGCACGGGTATAAATACCCCTCCCATGTACTGATCGAAGTGCGCTGGTCTGAGCCGAGCCTAGGAGCCAAAGATGAGGTAGTCTCCGCCGGGACTGTGGTATGCACCCGGTCGGCTGTGAGAGAGCTCCTCTGGGTAGGCTGCGGTGTGTTGCCGCGCCCGGGTATGTGCCCAGTAAAGTGAGGCCGTTCGTGCGGCCGAGGCGCCGTTCGTGCGGCGGAGGCGTTTGTGCGCCGGAAATATTGTGTGCTCCATCTTCCACCTTCGTTTGTGCGAGTGAGAGAAAGAGAGCGGcaacaacagacgctgctgctgcggcGGAGCAGTGGACACTGCTGCTACGACACGAAGGTCACAGGCGTGGTGCTGGAGGATGCCGATCTCTAAGTTGACATAACAAAGAGGACGGTAGGCGGCATTGACTACAGTAGATACATATTCTAAGTTGTCATAATCTTGTAAGTTGAAATATTAAACTTGTAAGTTGTCCTGTCATAATCAAAATGAAAATTACCTCAGCATGGTCAAGTTGGATTGTACTACCCCAAAAACGACTCCATGCACAGGAAGATAACAAGAAATTATACAATTTATGAACTTTCGGTTAACAACTCTTGGCAATGCAAAAGACCCAATGATGTGTGACAAGTAAATTTTAAGAGATGTTTCTTTAATTAAAAAGTCCAAACAGTTCACGCATAAATCACATGAGAGTGCATTCTTAATTGATTTAAGTTGCATAGTAACAGAACACACATAAATCAACATATATAGCCCCGTAACTGAGTGCAAAACTAGTAGAACTGTGCACATATTCTATTAGCTGCTTATTAATCTAACAAGAAAGCAGAGATGGCATTGAACAAAACAAAATCTAAAATCTGTGATAATTAAAAGGAGACGTATCTTGATAGCCTGCATTATGAGAAAAACCATATCCAAGAGAGGATGAACATCCATGTATTCCCAGTTGTAGGAAAAAAATGCAAATGCAAGTGAATACAACAAAGCTCCCGTACACACACTCGAACCTCTAGATGCATGTTTCGGTGGAGCGGAAGCTGCTCGCTCACTGGCTGCTAGAGCCTGGCGGGGGTCCATTGGAATGGCATCTGCTGGAAGTCGATGCCAAGGTCACCAGCTCTTCGCTCCCCCAGTCATTGTCGCGCCCACG encodes:
- the LOC119325158 gene encoding uncharacterized protein LOC119325158, with translation MARTAPVADTIAVLGDDLLREVFLHLPTPADLLRAALACKPFLHAARSARFLRRFLRRHPFACPLLLGCFVHRCREDPSPLLLPAPLPAAARRVVEGGDFALSFLPDLGSSGPDPWKVLDSRSGRPLLWDQASAEQPVADPWKVLDCRNGRLLLRNRVSRELAVADPLTRRWASLPAPPAERPVGYGLVTDDGCSSAFQAFCVSEDGGGSSGLRAQVLSSSELRWADAAVLAGQHTLADSRVMQANGSLYWKLKGGERMVALNTATMAFSLLELPDFARQFSFDIIEKGDDDAGGLYLLTMLGFCVEVWGGWDDGSGVLTWTLVEKSVRFQRAMAEMIRSSQFYRHGLVVIGVVAGVVFLRNKDRLLSIDLETMKLRMLARKDKCPSTLMYPYTMAWPPSCLNPTEQGM